The Equus przewalskii isolate Varuska chromosome 22, EquPr2, whole genome shotgun sequence DNA segment ctattaaggccttcaaatGATTGGACATGGCCCACCCATATTATGGacggtaatctgctttactcaaagtctactgatttaaatgttaaatgccCATAATCTCATGTAAAagataccttcacagaaacatctagaataatgtttgagcAAATATCTGGATAccgtggcctagccaagttgacacataaaattaactaccACACAGCTCCTCCCTAATTGATGTcttaatatctttcaaaatattattcctCTTCTATTCTTTGATGACTGCttatgtattttctatattttacttaattttccttattttgttggTTTCTGGGTGAGGAAATCCTGAGATCAGGCTCTATTCAGTCACTTTGCCAGAAAAGTCTCTGTAGCTATACCCCATTTTATATCAAGAAGGTAGAAATttgtatatattcaaaaataacGAACATTTCCCTTTTTAGGTTAGCTATTTCTCATGGTCTTCCAATGTTATCCTgggcctcctctctctttttaaaaatctaatattaCTGTCAATTCTTCATTCCATCAAGATTTTATTATCATCTATGGCATGAGATGAGATTTTACATTGATTTCTTCCTAGATTGCTAACTAATCATACTAGAACCATTTATCGAAAAAAAATTTCCACCACATTAACATCAGTATATCCTTTATCTTAAGTCTAATTAATACAGATAATATAATTTCAGAGATTACGTTACCCCAGACCTTGGCTTCATAGACTATCCACAACTCTGCTCAAAACAAGCCTAACACATTCTCTTTAGCTTACAGGAAAccacaaagagaggaaggaagagatggcAGGGACATATAGTCGAAACCAGTTAAAACCAGCTGAAGGCAACATGGCAGTCTGACTTGGCCTGACATAGACCCTGCAGCTCATTATATGCTTATTGTAATACATTACTGTGCTATGTAACACACCCAACAGCGCCATGACAGTTTACAACTGCCATGACAACAGCAGGATATAGccaaataaggaaggaaaagaggtggCACCCTTGTTCCCCCAAAAAGCCTTCCCAGTTCCCCAAATAACTATGAATATTCATCCCCTTCATTACCTTGACCCCTTATAACATCTGCTTAATCACCCCAGGAGCTGAGATGCTGGTTTGTGAACACAGTTCTCACTTCTCCATCCTTTTGCCATTGTATAAAAGCTTGTGTGTTGAATGCTTAGCTTTGGTTTCACTGCAAATCCATGACACCAAAGAGAAAAGGACCCTTTGTGGAAGAAAGGGCTGATTGTGGTTTAACTGGGGGAAACAAAATTGGTAACAATTATGTGCTTTAATAATCTGTGTacctaatttctccctttatcaCACTGTTTTTAGTATTACTGCTATAACCTCACTTCATTTTCTACAATAGATAGCTATGCCAAGAATTCTTCTATTCTTTAACATTATTTGCATTCTTCTTgactaaatttatatttcatttacaaTATAGATCATCAGTTTCATAAAAATCACAGGCTTTTGGGGATGCACAGACAGCTAAATTGCAATGAACATAGTAGTCTGGACAATTCCTTCTAAGATGGAATAGTGCAACTGGATCAAGGAATTTCTCTTCCACAATATCTAAGGTAAAAGAATAGGTGAaaaccagcaaaaaaaaaaaaaaaccccacaatagcaagcaccaataataataataaaaaaagacaagggaGTAAGACCTGTCTAATTTTGGGatcaaagtatattttaaaatatgcaacatAGAATTCTGTATTGAATCTTGATTCTGCCAGCAATtatgtgtgaccctgggaaattcacttaacatctctgagcctcagttttcttaaatgtaaaataaggtCAAAATATTCCTAGAGTTATTGCAAGTATTAAACACACTAAAACATCTTAAAAGACTTAATAGGCTATTTCCCAGAGTTAGGGCTTAAATATAataactattttcttattttttcataggGATATATATCAGAGTAGTGAACTCTCCCACCTGCAAAAACATGACAGGCTGAAGAATGGAAATTTGGGAAGTGTTCTGGAGAACACTGAAATAGAGTCACTGCTCACAGTGAAGATGTCTGATTTGTATATTCAGTTAGGAAACGGCAGCTTGCAAAAGTATCTGGAAGAGAAGTTAGTCGATACCCGTAGTATTAATTTGCTCATTTTAATACTGGCACACTTTGCCTTTCCCTTCATGCTTTACTGAATCGAATTGTTCTATTCCCATATCACAAtcgtctcctctctctctccagtgtaGAAATTCCCCGCGTGCTCGCCTCATTCACTCCTCCTTCGCCTGCAGCACCCATTCATACAGCTGTTTCCTGTTCCTTTGCGGTTTCCAGCCACCAATTTCCTTTCACAAGTACAAAGCCATCAATTAAAAGCAAAGTTTGAGTGAAAGTTCTAGGTTTTTCGGAAAGTCCTATATAAgagactattttttttccttccaatgaaaattttagaacttagGGAATGTCCCTGTTACAATGATGTAACAGTAGCTGTAGCTAAAACGAACTAGAAAGCAGGATTCATTTCACTCTGGGGGCTACTGAAACATTTACAGAGGAAGAGAGCCACCTATTGGCCAAGACGGGACGAAGACATAGACCAAGTCCGGAGAGCAGGCTTCTTTCTGTTCTAGGCAAAAGTCTGATGCGTTCCACCTACTTCAGAGCTGCAAAGAGCTTCTTTCCTGGAAATAACTGACTCCAAAACTTTAAGCTGATTTCCTTAGCTTTTCTATCTTAGAGAGGGGAAACACTCCCAGCTTTGGGCCAGACGTGCCCTCTTTGGGCAATGGACAGCTATGTGGAGAGAAAGGGTCATCATGCGTTTCTTGCCTCCAGGCTGCTCACAATGGCCAGAGCCTCCTGAATCACTCCCTTTGCATAAATACATCCTGTAGGACACTTGCAGGCTTAGAGCCTACCATTCTGGGTGTGGAGAAGCAAGGCAAATCAGGAAATCTCTCCTGTTTGAAGGTGCTTTAACTCTTTCTCAAAACTAGGttgtcagttattttttaattaaaaattttttttaattactattttttttttgaggaaaattagccctgagctaatatccatgcccatcttcctctattttatatgtgggatgcctgccacagcatgggttgataagtggtgagtaggtctgtgCTGTGGACGGACTGGATCGAACCCTgcgctgctgaagaggagcagagaacttAATGTCTTGGCCACATGGCCGGCCCAAGTTTCTCAGGTTCATTCCTACTATGGGATCGTGTTACTTGACTTTATAACTAGAGGAAAATTTTCAATGTCACTTTGAATAATGACTCCACTTGTATCCCTTCCACCTTAACTCAGTAGTAAGAAAGAACAGACACAgaggaatttcagagaataaaattgTCACCAACAGACAGCCTGTGGAGTATCTATTTGGGTATAAAGGAGAAGTATTAAGGTAATCCAATATTGTAGTTCAGGAAGTTAATCAGGAAGCATGTGTGAACTGCTCAGGTCGCAGGGAGGGGCTTCAATTTAGCCTGGATCTCTCAAATCTCTGCCTCTGGTTACAgactcactctttttttttttttttttttgaggaagattagccctgagcccttttcttgctgaggaagactggccttgagctaatatccgtgcccatcttcctctattttatatgtgggagcctaccacagcatgactttaccaagcagtgccatgtccacaccagggatgtgaaccagtgaaccatGGAGCCGCccaagcagaacgtgggaacttaaggGCTGCGCCACCAGACCCGCCCAGACTCAATCTTTAGATTGCTTCTCTCCAATTCATGGGTTAAAGGGCTCTAATTTACATGTTAAACGATTTTTGgtttttgcctttctttcctaCTCCACTGCTTGTGGGGGACCATTTAGGAGCAGGACAACATGGACattttttttattcacttttcaaatATTGTGACTCTTTCCACTCTGGTTGttggttattatttttactataactTTAcccttttttggttgtttttcattatattttcggGGTGCAAAAGTTCTACGATTTGGTTTCATACTGTCACCTTACCCTGACAATCTCTATAGCCATATCCTGTTTCATATCCCAGAGTTATTAACTGTTAAATATTAGAAAGTGTCAGAGGGCCAAGCGGCAGCCTGGAGGGCTGGGTGAGGGGGAGTAAGTGCTTCTCCCCTGCTGTCCCCGCCGCCTCGTGTCCAGCAGCTGAGCGCGACGTTACACCCCAAGGCGCCTCTGGTCTAATTGAGAAGGGGCGCCCGGTGCCTACGGATGGGCTGTGAGGGATCATGGCGCAGCACCAGCTCTCCCGAGGGTTTCCGGTGTCAGGAGCGAGTGTGAACGTGGCCATGCCTCCACTCTGCCTGCCAGCAGATTCCTGCGCTGCAGCCATCAGTGCCCCCGACTTCCAGCGTCCGGCACTGAAACACAGTAAAGACGAGGAGCCCCGCCCACGTATGTACGCCCAAGGACCTAGGAAAGAACCCGGGAGCTCATCTGTGCCTCTCTTTAGGCCGTTCCACGTCTCATTCCACTAGGAGGCTGTACCAGACGCAGGACTCTTGCTCAAAAAATCTAAGCAGACGCATATCTAGAAACGTGAAGACGTTTAAAGTCAGCAACAGCTTGAGAACTTGGAAGGAGAACAGAGATGTGTAAAGCATCCACTGGAACAGTGGCAGGTCCTCAGAAGGTGGAACAATACAAATAGGCAGCAGTGAGTCAACTGTTTCTCCAGATCCTTCTGATTCAGAGGATGAGAAGATTGAAGTTGATGCTGAGAGCACAGAGTTCCCCTACGGCGACACGGCCAATTAGCAGTGTCCCCAGCATGGGTGACACTGATAACACAGCAGCCTGCAGAGTATTAGAAAGGACGAGGGTTACCCTAGTGCCAGCTGCACACTTCCATTTCAAGTGGCAGAAAAATCTACTCCCTTATACCTATTTAAAAGGGATTCTGTCTACTTTTCCTTAGAACTTGAAGTCAGTGAGTTCAATTGATTCATACCACACCCTGTTGCTATGCAAAACAATAGACACCAATCCTTTGGTCCTGAAGTGGAAGTCAGGGTTCTTTGTCTTCTCACTCTCCTTGCTCTACTGATTTCACGCTGTGGCTGCTTGTGGGTTCATAAATCTCATGTCCACTTCTATCCTTCACTTCTTTTAACAGATTACTTCCAGGAAAGTCATTCTCTTAAATCTCCTTAAGGTTTTGGATCTTTGGTACCTTCAGGATAATCCACCCCTCCAGATTTATATTTCTCTACAAACAGTTGTATAAACAAATATAATCCAAATAGGGTCATTGAGAAGATTAAGATTTTAGAACAGTGGCTGGTCCATGGTTAGCATGCAATAAATTTCagtgttatcatttttaaatatcattattatcCAGATTTAGAGCAGAATCTTTTAGCACCATCCAATTTCCTTTCTCATAATTCTAGATTTCTAGAGGCAATCTTTCCATTGTCCGAGTGGTTGATCAACTAGGTGGAGAGCTCAAGCAAGGGCTGATACCTCCTATCCTGCCAGACAGAGTTAGTGTTCTAGCAACTGAGGGTCTGGTTGCCAGTCTCTGTGAGCTGGTTGGTGagacttccttctctcctcagagCTGATCACAagtggattaaatgaaacaaacatcAGATGGCTGGTCTTGCAAAGCTGAAGGCAGGCCATTGACCCAGGAGTTGGTCTTTGAGCTTCTGGCAGAAGCGGCTATTGTCCTGCCTTTGTGTTGTTCAACATTGGCCCTCGTTCTTCCCCTCCGCCACACCCTGCCCCCCAACTTTGCTGCACTGAATTTTGCTAACTTAGAATATGTCATTTCATCAGCAGAAAAGTCActtctcttttttcactttcatgaCATTCAGAATTacgtttgtttaattttttcccacaAAGAACTGTCAAGTTTTGCTTTCTAGGAAAgttgaaatgagaaacaaaaagtcTGAAGTCTTGAAAATCGTAGAGAAAAATAGCCCAGGCCCTTTGCCGTTCTTTCACTTCTCTTGTTCATGTTAACCTCGggatgaaacagaaagaaatacagcAGCAGGACGACAGACTGCCCAGGAAAGCACTATGTAAAAAATaagttattgaaataatttttgttgttttcaaaatttaaaatgaaatatcatgCATAAGTAAAGTAAAGAAGGCGTTTCTCTCTGACATAACAGTCTGGGCCTTACTGCCCTGCATTCTGAGCATGAGACAGAAATGGATGAGCAAAGAAGCCCAACAGTTGAATGAACAACAGACGATCACTAGCTTCCATAATGTAAGTTTCTACTCGAAGATGTCATCCTTCAATCCCCTGTGCCCAGCTCAGACATTTTGAGCATAACAAGTGTTCAATAGTTTAAGTAAAAAAGTTGAACAATAAAAGCTAtaattggcaaaataaaaattatttgcctACTAAAGGTGAAATGATGACAATTTGGTAATTCCGCCACCTCCTTAGAGAAAACGAACTTTTACTCTCAGCACCTGAGGGCTGTTGACTCTTTTGATACCTGGGGCCTTCAGGTCAGGAGAAGAGGAGGTCACCACTGAGAATTCGGGTCCTTCACACACTCTAGGAGCCAGGGCCAGGGTCCTGGAAGATTGATTGTTCCACgaacaaagaaacaaaccccTCCTCAGTAGGGGAATTCTAAAGTCCTCAGGATGTGGTGAGCCTGTCCCCAGGGAGTGAGTCCAGGAGAGTTTGGGTTGAAGACACTGTCACTCCAGAGGAGAAGTGTTACTAGATGTGATAAATACCTTTTCAGTGAGGTGGTACTGAGAAAATACAATTACCTTGGAATTAGAATCTCCACACCTACATGCACCAGAAAAGGACCAGGATTCCTGCTGGGGGTATTGGCACAGCCTGAGGAGCACTACAGACTGGTTACAAAATGGCGGAAAGAAAGGGCAATATCTGTATCAGTCCGGACTTTGTGGACCCAGTGAAGTATAACCACGTGGACCTGCATGAATGTAttctagaaagaagagaaacattgGAGAAGCTCATTCACTTGTAATCATCAGGCACAGCTGtgaataaaacagtaaataaaaccCGGTCATTTGTTCTAAAGAGCTTGTTTACCATATGTAGTCTGGTAAGTACCTAACAAAATGCAGAAACCTCTAGGGCTGAGGGAGACACTCTCCATATGTAAAGTAAGGAGGGTAAAATCATAGTCCAAAATCAAGGCCCAATATTGTCCTTAACACAGAGAAGAGcaattttgtatattaaaaaatgcacgtgagtatgtgtgtgtatgagtgtttACATATCTGCATACACTTCAGGCTTTAGGACAAAGAACTTTCTCATTTGATTGATGAGTATCCATTTGGATTGGCACATCTGAAGTTTACTGGGAAAATTAAACTTCTGTTGCAAAACTAACAGTTTAGATTGATGACGTCTTCTTAGACCACATGGAgaatacataaatgaaaacaaaaaaaggaaataaaagtgtaGAGAAATGTTTAGAAAGTGAAAATTACAGTGTTCCCTATTTAACGGCCATGCTTGGAAAGAATGTCATCAGAGAACCTCGGGTCCAAGGTTCAGAGAcacccagctcagccaggccAGCAGCACCCTCGTTTTCCCCAtggccctcctgccctctctcttgACGGCCCTGGTGGTGATCAGTTATGGCCCTGGTGGAGCTCTGGGCTGTGACCTGCCTCACAGCCACATCCTGGTTAGCAGGAAGAACTTCGTGCTTCTGGGCCAAATGAGCAGAATCTCCTCCACAGTCTGTCTGAAGGACAGAAAAGACTTCAGGTTCCCCCAGGACATGGCGGATGGCAGGCAGTTCCCAGAGGCCCAGGCCGCGTCTGTCCTCCACGAGATGCTCCAGCAGATCTTCAGCCTCTTCCACACAGAGCGCTCGTCTGCTGCCTGGAACACGACCCTCCTGGACGAACTCTGCACGGGACTCCTTCGGCAGCTGGAAGACCTGGACACCTGTTTGGAgcaggagatgggagaggaagaaTCTGCCCTGGGAACTGTGCGCCCTACACTGGCCGTGAAGAGGTACTTCCGGGGGATCCATCTCtacctgaaagagaagaaatacagtgACTGTGCCTGGGAGATTGTCCGAATGGAAATCATGAGATCCTTCTCTTCATCAGCAAACCTGCAGGGAAGATTAGGAATGAAGGATGGAGACCTGGGCTCACCTTGAAATGATTCTTCTTGACTACTGTGCCGTGTCACCCTTGCACCTGTCTTTGGTCATTTCGAAAGTCTATTTCTGCTTTAGTCACAGAACTTATTGAGTTAATTCAGCTAATACTTTGTCAGTTATATTaagcaagaatatttttaaaatatttagctcCAGGGTCCCTAAGAGATGACTCCtttggtattatttatttatttatttatttatttatttatttaatttccattccTTCTTACATCtatgatatttataatatttagaaattatatatataattacgtGTTCATCTTTACATTGTattaaattttgcaaaatatatttacctttccatgttattaaatctgcattttgttttatttattaaattcttattaaagaaaacttcttcaatttgtttattttaaaataaaaagtccaaACCATCATTTTGTACACAATATGGAGGCATAGAGGGTGAAATTTATTTACTCATGCATTCCattcatattatacatataaattgAGTATCTAAATGACAAATTGTCTAATTGCTGGCAAGAAATATAGGTGAATAAAGCAAATACACGTCCCGCTATGTCAAACTCTTGAGTCTTACAGTGAAGGAGACATAAAAACAtcctaatgtttattttatttcaattaaattaaaaactgcaAAGAGAAGTACAGGAAAATGATGTTCTCACACCAGAAGTTTTAGgtacaaatgatgctggaaaggaaaaacaatattaGATGTCCTCTCCAAGGTGCCTGGGAGATATATAAGTGCAGAGGCCTTATCAGCAGTTGGGAATATGGGTCTAGAATTTACAAAAATGCCATGGGTGCAGGTACTAATTTGGGATTCCTTACTGTGTATCTGGGCAGGAGGGCATGGGATGGATGTGTCACCTATAATAGAGTGGACGATGAGGAGAGGACCTAAACTTAGTCCTGCAGACCCTCAACAGTTAAAGGTTGGGCAGAGGAGAGTCTGCAATGAGCCCTGAGGCTGAGTGGCCAGTGGAGTTAGGACACATGGAGACGGATAGCAGGGAGACTACTGAAGGGAAGAGTGTGTTTAAAAGACAGAGTGGTGCTTGCAGGGCAGGTGTGGACTGAAGTGTCCCAGTAGACCTGAAAACAGATGCCACTGGGGACCTGAGCAGGATCTGGGTTAGCAGAAATAATGGGACAGAAACCAGATGGGAGTAGgttgaaaaagaaacacaagaacgAGAAGTAGGGATACTGTGCAGAGAAAATTATCTTTGTAAGTGTGCTTGtgaagtggaagagagaaagaaggtggTCCCTGGAGGAGATTGTGGGTTAACATGCCCATGCGTATTTTTTCTTCGTGTTTTCTGAGAATCATTTTCAAAGAATGGATGAATTGGCACaaaatgtatgaatatttttaatatttgacttATTTGATTTCTATTACTTATTTAGATATTTCACATAATATATTGCTTATTTGGCTAAAAAGTAATTTATCATTGTTCTAATTAATATCACTTTGTAGTGATTTCAGTGTTAACATATTTGCTTGCTCATTTCAGTTATCTTTTCAAtcaagtttcattttcttgtatCAGTTACTTCATTTACTCTAGTTTTATGTAggtcatttaaattatttatttataattttataatttctaatcaTTGACGTAAACGTTTTCTATAAATTATAGCCATATTCTTTTGATGGAcacttgtttttaatttcccctgTGTACGAAGAGCTGGACAGTTCCTTGCCTATTTCTCCAGGAGCTGTTGAGGACAGAGAACCATCCTCCTCCTAGTACATTCCTTTTTTGATTTTATACATATTCAGTTCCCTTTCTTGTTAACCTGTTTTTACATTAAATTCAATATTCCATTAGCAGATTTTTTCTAATCTATGATATGAGGTGAGAATCTAAATTGCTTTCTGTTAGAGTGCCAGAGAATTTTCccagaatattttattgaaatgttatttctttccttataacAAAGGATACATCTATACCAGAAATCTAATTAATTCTGATAATACAGCTATTTTTGAGAtgattttctttatctatatGATCACTGCATTTACTCGTGGCTACACTCATGTTACTATGGATACTTTAAAACTCATTTAATGCTTCTGATTGAGGTGGTTTAGGTAAAGaagtcctttctatttttttaatattattgctTGCATTACTTCCTGATTAACTTTAGAATTGTTCTAAGGACAAGAGCATTGGCTTCATGAAAAGCATAAACATTTGTGAATACCCAGATGACTAATTATACCAAGGAATGAGCCctccaataaaaatgaatgaaagaaattggaTCAGAGAATCTTTTTCCCAAAACTGAAGGCAAAGAACAATTATTAAGTAATATGTAGGAAAAATTACAATActagccacaaaaaaaaaaaaaagaccagggaGCAAGAGAGTTTAGTGATTgcataaattcaaatttaagaaatgttGACAGAAATCGGTAATATAAAACTTAGGGAATCCTCCATAACTCACAATATAGTATTTGGTATTGACCCACCCATTCTGCCCTTTGgtgtacatacatatgcataatTTTACTTTCCATTCATTTTGTTGTATTTAATGTGAAAAACTTCTCCTAGCTAGCTCTGTACTGTCACCTTGCCCTGAAAATCTCCGTAGTCATATCCTGTTTAATACCCAGAAGTTATTAACTTGCATGTTCCAAAGTATTGGAGAACCAAGAAGCAGTGGGGCAATGCATAGCTGGGGATGAATGAGCTTCTGCCCCGCTGAGCTGCCAGCTCACCCTGCACAGGTCCTGTCCAGGCTCTGAACTGCAGCTGCCCAAGATATGCGGTCAGCTGGAGAAGAGGACGAGGGGAGATAGGGTCATGGCTGTGGCGGCCATGAGCTTCTGCAGGAGATCACGGTGCAGTGTTAGTGGGAGGCAGCTGAGTTTTGTTGGGCTGCAGGAGCGTGAGTGGGAACATAGCCACACCTCTaccctccccacctgccacaCCCTCCTCTGCAGAGGTCAGGGTGCCACTGATGTCCAGCCAGGCACAGAAACTCAGTAAACAGAGGGAGCTGCAGCACCGATACGGCCCACATGTCTGTACCAAACAAGCTAGTAAAGAATCCCGTGGCTCATAGCACCTACGTTTAGGTGCTTATGAGTTCTGATTCCACTAGGAGGAGACTGCACCTTTCACATGATGCCCAATGCTCAATAAACAAAGCATCAAGAACTATGAGAAAGTTGTAAGAGCCAGCAGCAGCTCAAGAATTTGAAATGTAAGAGACTTGGCAAATTCTGGTATATCCAGCTCTTGAATGCAGATTAAACAGGAGATGTCAAGTTGGTTACGTTAAAGTTACAAATGTGTTGTTTGGCCAAGTTGGAGGTCTGCTGGTCTGTCCTGTGGAGGATCATGGTAAGCTGCTATATTTATGGTTCTCTGCCTCCAGCTACATTTTAAGGTGAGTTGCAGGATGGCTGATTGGAGGAGGCAGCTGGAACCTGAGATCAGAAATTCAATGAAGGTAGAAAATAAACACTTCATATAATGCAAAATGTATACACCACCCAAATTCAGTTTTTAGAAAACGCTGCTGGTCAAACATAGAAGGAAACATCCTCAGGATGATGAGACTAATTTGTAACAGGTATAAGGAAAGTGATGACCAAATCAACTGCACTGAAAAATGTCTGTCTCAAGGGAATGTCGCCTGCTATGACCGGGACAAATGGGAATTGGAGAGAAAGAACTTATTGTTTCTTTATGTAATACTGTCCTGGAGAAAGGATGCTCAGATTCTCAGCAATATCTCTGATTCTTGTGGACAGTGATATTCCCAGAATTGGTAAAAAGCTCAGAGTGTGGAGTCAGAGAACCAGAATTCCAAAATGAGGCCCAGAActtcagaaaattatttaatctccctgtggccctgttttcttctctattccaGGAGGATAATGAAAGAACCAACATCAGCCTGGTTTGTTAGCAGATATAAAGATCAGAGAAACTCGAGAGTCAAAGACCATAAAGGAATAGAGCAACACATTTTaagatgttaatttaaaaaagtctGTCCAGCCAAGcatcataaaaaatttaaatcacatgggattgaaaaattttataatgtataatagagtattaatattttcaatatagaaaaagatcaagaaaagTTTAAGAATGCCATAAAAATCTGAGCAAAAGAATATAAAGAGGCAAtttacagaagcagaaataaCTGAGAGGATAATATACATATGCCAAATCATCAGCCTCTCTAGTgattgtggatttttaaaataaatgaaatttcaaatgaaaaatctgataaacaacagcaacaaaaagattGCTTAGTGATGGGTAGGGTACAAATGCATCCTCATGCAGAATTGGTAGAGGCGCAAAATTTTCAAACGTTATTGGTGCTTAGTTTTGTAGCCTCTATCTAAATCACCAGACCCAGCAAACATAGTAGAGGTGTTTATCTTACAGAAATACTAAGTGAATGCTCAAATTGTTTCATTGTGAAGcattatttatatgaaaagtaaTTGAAGTCAACTTAATATGCCATTACAGGTGAATAGTTAAGTAAACTATGATTCCTTCACATTATATTGTGCAGCCACATTAAATTAAATGAGGTAGATCAATGCTCACCAGCAGCCAAGGGTGTTCCTGACATTATCAGTGTTTTCTTGAGTGAAAAAGCAAGTTAACGAATAAGAATGATCACATTGGTGAAACTGATATCCAATTATTCCTAAAGATTAGGATTTGAGGAAATAAGAAGTAGAAATGGGATTATTTGATGTCTTGCTTTCTGGAACCTAAATATCTCTTTATTTACTTCTAAGAATTAGCTATGTATTTAAAATTGATGTTTTACGTTGTTTCCAACATTTCTATTAGATTGAAGCAAAGGATGTTCATCTTAGCTCAGTGGCCCACATGTTGAAAGTGGAAATGGGCACTGTCTTTGTACCACGAGGAGAAGATGTGGGGCGAGATGGTTTACTGGACTCTTTAAAAGGTAGAACGGACGGCACTGACCACTTAAAACCTTAGGTAGCAGTCAGAATGTTCTACCaatacagaaaagagagaatgctaGTGAATGTTTCtcctttaataaataaaaactttgagATAACTTTATATAAAAGTAATGTTTTGAATCTTGGAAGTTCATTGCCTCTTTAACATATGAGTTTTCTTAGtagtataaatgaataaaaagcatgTCTTGATTTTTTGTTCAGACTC contains these protein-coding regions:
- the LOC139078539 gene encoding interferon omega-2-like, giving the protein MALLPSLLTALVVISYGPGGALGCDLPHSHILVSRKNFVLLGQMSRISSTVCLKDRKDFRFPQDMADGRQFPEAQAASVLHEMLQQIFSLFHTERSSAAWNTTLLDELCTGLLRQLEDLDTCLEQEMGEEESALGTVRPTLAVKRYFRGIHLYLKEKKYSDCAWEIVRMEIMRSFSSSANLQGRLGMKDGDLGSP